From the genome of Blautia pseudococcoides, one region includes:
- a CDS encoding YjiH family protein, which yields MENKTAYNSSVKIRFFICSIIGVFLFFVTIPYNGNKKVPMVHIMDIIQNALGPKAQYIFVMISCLAVLAASIYVKYGKNVPGILKSTYQKDNLFSYFTYGTAAIFSVMAIFHVGPAAMIDPEIGETSLSIAADSFFAIMVAGTLVAFITEFGFLEFLGKLLEPIMRRVYRVPGKSAVDAISSFVAAPAAGVMITNDLYQKKVYTAREASSITTNFSIASLGGFAFLSSIAGIENLYSEVVLAAFICVFVLAAIMIRIPPLSRKPDAFIDGTVQTETQRKPEHYSSKTFPAAYRDALEKSSGTKFTVFIEQLKSSFMFGIKVNAFIVSLSVICLLIFNYTPIAKWIAIPMAPVLSLLGLQDAQQIAASSIVGIFALSIPATLIKGKAVAAASAFFVVVLSTSQIIFFTESANAMLESDIPVGFGDLVKIFFIRTIILIPMVALMAKILV from the coding sequence ATGGAAAATAAGACAGCATATAATTCAAGTGTCAAAATACGTTTTTTCATCTGCAGCATTATCGGCGTTTTCCTTTTCTTTGTTACCATTCCTTATAACGGAAACAAAAAAGTACCCATGGTACATATCATGGATATCATTCAAAACGCCCTGGGGCCAAAGGCCCAGTACATTTTTGTCATGATTTCCTGCCTGGCAGTGCTGGCTGCCAGTATCTATGTAAAATACGGAAAAAATGTGCCCGGAATCCTGAAAAGCACCTATCAAAAAGACAATCTTTTTTCCTATTTTACCTATGGCACAGCAGCCATATTCAGTGTTATGGCCATTTTCCATGTGGGGCCTGCTGCAATGATCGACCCGGAGATCGGTGAAACCTCTTTAAGCATAGCTGCAGACTCTTTCTTTGCTATTATGGTAGCCGGAACTCTGGTAGCCTTTATCACAGAATTCGGTTTTCTGGAATTCCTGGGTAAACTGCTTGAGCCAATTATGCGCCGTGTGTACAGAGTGCCCGGTAAATCCGCTGTAGATGCCATCTCTTCCTTTGTGGCAGCTCCCGCCGCCGGCGTTATGATCACCAATGACCTGTACCAGAAAAAAGTATACACAGCAAGAGAAGCCAGTTCTATCACCACCAACTTCAGTATTGCCAGTCTGGGCGGATTTGCCTTCCTGTCTTCCATAGCCGGAATAGAAAACCTCTACAGTGAGGTGGTTCTGGCGGCATTTATCTGTGTATTTGTACTGGCTGCCATTATGATCCGTATCCCTCCTCTGTCCAGAAAACCGGACGCCTTCATTGACGGCACTGTACAGACTGAAACGCAGAGAAAACCGGAACATTACAGCAGCAAGACTTTTCCGGCGGCCTACAGGGATGCCCTGGAAAAATCATCCGGCACAAAATTTACGGTATTTATAGAACAGTTGAAATCTTCTTTTATGTTCGGCATCAAAGTAAATGCATTTATTGTATCTCTTTCCGTCATCTGCCTTTTAATTTTTAATTATACGCCCATTGCCAAATGGATCGCCATTCCCATGGCTCCGGTTTTAAGCCTTTTAGGCCTGCAGGACGCGCAGCAGATCGCTGCCTCCTCCATTGTGGGAATCTTTGCCTTATCCATACCGGCAACCTTGATCAAAGGCAAAGCTGTGGCTGCGGCCAGTGCTTTTTTCGTAGTTGTACTGTCCACATCACAGATCATATTCTTCACGGAAAGTGCCAACGCCATGCTGGAATCTGATATTCCTGTGGGCTTCGGCGACCTGGTAAAAATCTTTTTCATCCGTACCATTATCCTGATTCCAATGGTAGCGCTGATGGCTAAAATACTGGTGTGA
- the hutH gene encoding histidine ammonia-lyase has product MQTVIITGETLTLDELAAVCRFHAPVELDKEAMERIRASRKIIDDFVEREEVVYGVTTGFGKFSDVVISKEDCVQLQKNVIMTHAVGAGEAFPTEVVRGIILLRLNNLAKGFSGARSETVETLAAMLNKHLHPVIPQKGSLGASGDLAPLSHMVLPMMGMGLAEYEGHIYPGREAMEKAGIPVINLHEKEGIALINGTQVMTAVGALTVYDAIRLIKYGDIAAALTFEALNGITTALKPQVHLTRPHKGQIDTARILNELMEGSGMTTEQGELRVQDPYTLRCLPQIHGASKNALNYIMEQIEVEMNSVTDNPIIFPQTQEVISGGNFHGQPMALTFDFLGIAVAELADVAERRIERLVNPALNYGLPAFLVEGGGLNSGYMIVQYCAAALVSENKILAHPACVDSIPSSANQEDHVSMGTISARTARDIADNVRRVLAMEILCACQAIDLRSQSDTGKKGVLGKGTKAAYDMVRSKIPFYDKDRELYPEINACEELLADDSLIEAVETACGPITF; this is encoded by the coding sequence ATGCAAACCGTAATCATTACAGGCGAGACCTTAACCTTGGATGAACTGGCAGCAGTCTGCCGTTTTCATGCTCCCGTAGAACTGGACAAAGAGGCCATGGAGCGCATCCGTGCTTCCAGAAAGATCATTGACGATTTTGTAGAACGGGAGGAGGTCGTATATGGTGTCACCACCGGTTTCGGCAAATTCAGTGATGTAGTCATATCCAAAGAAGACTGTGTGCAGCTTCAAAAAAATGTCATTATGACCCATGCCGTAGGCGCCGGTGAAGCATTCCCCACAGAAGTGGTCCGCGGTATCATTCTGCTGCGTCTGAACAACCTGGCGAAAGGCTTTTCCGGCGCACGCTCTGAGACAGTGGAAACCCTGGCAGCCATGCTGAACAAACACCTGCATCCCGTCATCCCGCAGAAAGGCTCTCTGGGCGCCAGCGGCGATCTGGCTCCCCTTTCCCATATGGTCCTTCCTATGATGGGTATGGGACTTGCCGAATACGAAGGACATATTTATCCGGGCAGGGAGGCAATGGAAAAGGCAGGAATCCCTGTTATCAATCTTCATGAAAAAGAAGGAATCGCGCTTATCAACGGCACACAGGTTATGACCGCAGTGGGCGCACTCACAGTATACGACGCCATTCGGCTGATAAAATACGGGGATATTGCAGCCGCCCTCACCTTTGAAGCCCTGAACGGCATCACCACAGCCCTGAAACCGCAGGTTCACCTGACCCGTCCCCACAAAGGACAGATTGACACAGCCCGCATTTTAAATGAACTTATGGAAGGTAGCGGGATGACTACAGAACAGGGCGAACTGCGTGTTCAGGATCCTTATACCCTCCGCTGTCTGCCTCAGATACACGGTGCTTCCAAAAATGCCCTGAATTATATCATGGAACAGATCGAAGTGGAAATGAATTCGGTCACAGACAACCCCATCATTTTCCCCCAGACCCAGGAAGTCATCTCCGGCGGAAACTTCCACGGACAGCCTATGGCCCTCACCTTCGATTTTCTGGGAATCGCTGTGGCTGAACTTGCTGATGTGGCTGAACGCCGCATTGAACGCCTCGTGAACCCTGCCCTCAACTACGGACTTCCCGCATTTTTGGTGGAAGGCGGCGGGCTGAATTCCGGTTATATGATCGTACAGTATTGTGCCGCTGCCCTGGTTTCTGAGAATAAGATCCTGGCACACCCGGCCTGTGTGGACAGCATCCCCTCATCTGCCAACCAGGAAGACCATGTATCCATGGGTACCATTTCTGCCCGGACGGCCCGGGATATTGCGGATAATGTCCGCCGTGTGCTGGCTATGGAAATCCTCTGTGCCTGCCAGGCCATTGATTTAAGAAGCCAGTCCGATACAGGCAAAAAGGGAGTGCTGGGAAAGGGAACCAAAGCAGCTTATGACATGGTACGGAGCAAAATCCCCTTCTATGACAAAGACCGGGAGCTTTACCCTGAGATCAATGCCTGTGAGGAACTGCTTGCTGATGACAGCCTGATCGAGGCAGTGGAGACCGCCTGCGGCCCCATCACCTTTTAA